From the Acidovorax sp. NCPPB 3576 genome, the window GATGTTCCAGTACCACATGGCCAGGAACGTGACGGCCAGCACCAGCGGAATGGTGATGCCCACCACCAGGCCCGGACGGATGTCCAGCGTCCACCGCTTCCACAGCGGATGCTGGCCGGGGCGCTTGTGCAGCCCCAGCGCCAGGAAGCTCACGGCCAGAACGATCACCACGGCCTCGATCAGCACCTTGACGAATTCGTTGACCGACGAGGACACCGATTTGGGCTGATCCTGCACGTTCACGAAGCGCACGCCGGCCGGCAGGTTCTTTTCGATCTGCTGCGTGGCGGCCTTCAAGGCTTCGCCCAGGCGGATGATGTCGCCGCCCTTGGCCATCGACACGCCGAGCGCGATCACTTCCTGGCCCTGGTGGCGCACCTTCACGGCCGGCGGCTCGACATAGCCGCGGTGGATGTCGGCGATGTCGCCCAGGCGGATCTGGGCGCCCGAGGCGCCGCGGATCGGCATGGCGCGCAGGTCTTCGACCGCGCCGAACTGCCCGGCCACGCGCACCTGGACCTGATCCTGCGGCGTCTGGATGATGCCGCCGCTTTCCACGGCGTTCTGCTGCCCGAGCTGCGACAGCACCTGGTTCATGTCCAGGCCCAGCTGCGCCAGGCGCTTTTGCGAGATTTCGATGTAGAGCTTTTCGTCCTGCACGCCGAACTGCTCGACCTTGGCCACGTCGGGTACGCGCAGCAGCTGCTGGCGCACGTCGTCGGCGAAGGTCTTCATCTCGGCATAGCTGAAGCCTTCGGATTCGAGCGCGTAGATCACGCCATACACATCGCCGAAGTCGTCGTTGAAGAACGGCCCCTGCACGCCCTGCGGCAGGGTGGCGCGCATGTCGCCGATCTTCTTGCGGACCGTGTACCAGACGTTGGGCACATCGCCCGACTTGGACGAATCCTTGATGTTGAAGATGATCTGCGACTCGCCTGGCTTGGAATAGCTGCGGATCTTGTCGGCATACGGCACCTCCTGCAGCGTGCGCTCGAGCTTGTCGGTGACCTGCTCGGCCACCTGCTGCGCCGTGGCGCCGGGCCAATACGTGCGCACCACCATCGCACGGAAGGTGAAGGGCGGGTCTTCGTCCTGCCCAAGCTGAAAGTAGGCACCGAAGCCCATCAGCATCAGCACGATCATCAGGTAGCGGGTGAGCGCCGGATGGTCGAGCGCCCATTTGGAGAGATTGAAGCCGTCTTTCGGCTGGATCTGAGTCATGGGGCGGCCTTCAGCGGGCAGACGATGCTGGCGCGGCAGGCGCCGGGCCGGAGGCCGCGGCACCCGCGGGGTTTGCTACACCATTGATAGCACCCTGCGCATTGCCTGCTTGCGCTCCGGGCGTTTTAGGCTGGTAAGGCACGACCTTCTGGCCGGGCGACAGCACGTGCACGCCCGTGGCCACCACCTGCATGCCCGGGGCCAGGCCCGACGCCACCACGGCTTCGTTGCCGTCCGCCGTGGCGATCTGCACGACCTGCGAGCGCACCGTGCCGCTGGCGGCATCGAACACCCACACCGCCGTTTGCTGGCCGTCCTGGCGCAGCGCGCTCGTGGGCAGCTTGATGGCCTGCTGGCCCGCCTGGCCCAGCGCCTCGGGCAACACGTACACGGTGGCCCCCAGGGGCGGCGCTTGCGGGCCCTCGATGGCCACTTTGATCTGGAACGTGCGCGTGGCGGCATCGGCGCTGGCCGCCACCTCGCGCACCCGGCCGGCCAGCGGCGGGCCGCCCGACCATGACCGCACGGCCACCGGCTGGCCGGCCTTCACGCGGGCGACCTTGTCTTCCGGCACGGCGAACACCACGTCGCGCGGGCCGTCCTGGGCGATGCGCACCACCGGCGTGCCGGCCGAGACGACCTGCCCCGGCTCGGCATCGATGCTGGTGACCACGCCCGACACATCGGCCACCAGCCGCGTGTAGCCGGTCTGGTTGCCTTGCGAGGCGAGCTGCGCACGCGCCTGATCGAGCGAGGCTTCCGCCGCCTTGAGGGTGGAGGCACGGCGCTCCAGCTCGGCGCCGCTGATGAAGTTCTGGGCCTTGAGCGCGGCGTAGCGCTGGTAGTCGGCAGCGGCCAGGTCCCGCTGCGTGGCGGCGGAGGCGACCTGCGCGCGCGACGCATCGGCGGCCAACTGGTAGTCGCGCGGGTCGAGCTGGGCCAGCACCTGGCCCGCCTGCACGCGCTGTCCCAGCTCGGCCTGGCGCTGCACGATCTTGCCGGCCACCCGAAAGCCCAGGCGCGATTCAATGCGCGCCCGCACTTCGCCGGCATATTCGAGCTGGGTGTTCAGCGGGGCGGCGCCCACGGTGA encodes:
- a CDS encoding efflux RND transporter periplasmic adaptor subunit, which produces MNTSVAPRLSRPSPSQPRHHGAFSWVQRAMGGLALGAAVLAVAGCSKPEPAPEPVRSVKLLTVGAAPLNTQLEYAGEVRARIESRLGFRVAGKIVQRQAELGQRVQAGQVLAQLDPRDYQLAADASRAQVASAATQRDLAAADYQRYAALKAQNFISGAELERRASTLKAAEASLDQARAQLASQGNQTGYTRLVADVSGVVTSIDAEPGQVVSAGTPVVRIAQDGPRDVVFAVPEDKVARVKAGQPVAVRSWSGGPPLAGRVREVAASADAATRTFQIKVAIEGPQAPPLGATVYVLPEALGQAGQQAIKLPTSALRQDGQQTAVWVFDAASGTVRSQVVQIATADGNEAVVASGLAPGMQVVATGVHVLSPGQKVVPYQPKTPGAQAGNAQGAINGVANPAGAAASGPAPAAPASSAR